The following proteins come from a genomic window of Corallococcus sp. NCRR:
- a CDS encoding DNA-binding protein, whose product MNPTSLPASPPLSRRSALTLLSAFVLALAGCHPVLSIEDARSRSNGSEVTVEGSVTVAPGTFASAMGDEGFAIQDDTGGIYVKLEQKLSFGLGARVRVTGTLDEQNMLRILKSAPEDVDLKSGTEQVSPQEVTTGGVNESVEGELIRVSGAITQAFQDDSPYGYKLYIDDGSGEVQVFVHVSAGFDKAALQALTVGQRIAVVGLAAQYETTYEVAPRMPGDLSVQNAAP is encoded by the coding sequence ATGAACCCGACCTCCCTTCCCGCCTCCCCTCCCCTCTCGCGCCGGAGCGCCCTGACGCTCCTGAGCGCGTTCGTGCTCGCGCTCGCCGGCTGCCATCCGGTGCTCTCCATCGAGGATGCGCGCTCGCGCTCCAACGGCTCGGAGGTGACGGTGGAGGGCTCGGTCACCGTGGCTCCCGGCACGTTCGCCTCCGCCATGGGCGATGAGGGCTTCGCCATCCAGGACGACACCGGCGGCATCTACGTGAAGCTGGAGCAGAAGCTGTCCTTCGGCCTGGGCGCCCGCGTGCGCGTCACCGGCACGCTGGACGAGCAGAACATGCTGCGCATCCTCAAGAGCGCGCCCGAGGACGTGGACCTGAAGTCGGGCACGGAGCAGGTGTCGCCCCAGGAGGTCACCACCGGCGGCGTGAACGAGTCCGTGGAGGGCGAGCTCATCCGCGTGAGCGGCGCCATCACCCAGGCGTTCCAGGACGACTCGCCCTACGGCTACAAGCTCTACATCGACGACGGCAGCGGCGAGGTGCAGGTGTTCGTCCACGTCTCCGCCGGCTTCGACAAGGCCGCGCTCCAGGCCCTCACCGTGGGCCAGCGCATCGCCGTGGTGGGGCTGGCCGCGCAGTACGAGACGACCTACGAGGTGGCGCCCCGCATGCCGGGCGACCTCTCGGTGCAGAACGCCGCGCCCTGA
- the menA gene encoding 1,4-dihydroxy-2-naphthoate octaprenyltransferase yields the protein MATPSLPSSTVAVEEARPSLARIWWVALRPKTLTASIAPTLVGWAFAHVEGGWRPVPALTFLVGFMLAQIVSNLVNDYSDFERGADTAARLGPARVTQKGWLTSREVAAAAALAFTGAALAVLLLTQAGGWPVLVGGAVCLAGAVLYSAGPVPLGYMGLGDLLVLLISGLLGVTGSYGVLTHHLSGDVVLAGLSMGLIAAGILAVNNLRDRETDVLAGKRTLVVRFGRRFGQWEYTLAVAGAFALPVLAWALSPAHPRAWLFTLAGLPLAAVQIRAIWREDGGALNPHLGRTAGLGLVFAVLLSTGLSL from the coding sequence ATGGCCACTCCGAGTCTCCCGTCGTCGACTGTCGCGGTCGAAGAAGCCAGGCCCTCGCTCGCCCGCATCTGGTGGGTCGCGCTACGTCCCAAGACGCTCACCGCGTCCATCGCGCCCACGCTGGTGGGGTGGGCCTTCGCCCATGTGGAGGGGGGCTGGCGGCCGGTGCCGGCGCTGACCTTCCTGGTGGGCTTTATGCTGGCGCAGATCGTCAGCAACCTGGTGAACGACTACTCGGACTTCGAGCGCGGCGCGGACACCGCTGCCCGGCTGGGGCCCGCGCGCGTCACGCAGAAGGGCTGGCTCACGTCGCGCGAGGTGGCGGCCGCCGCGGCCCTGGCCTTCACCGGCGCCGCGCTCGCGGTGCTGCTGCTGACGCAGGCGGGGGGCTGGCCCGTGCTCGTGGGGGGCGCGGTGTGCCTGGCGGGCGCGGTCCTCTATTCGGCGGGCCCCGTGCCGCTGGGCTACATGGGCCTGGGGGACCTGCTGGTGCTGCTCATCTCCGGCCTGCTGGGGGTCACCGGCAGCTACGGCGTGCTCACCCATCACCTCTCCGGCGACGTGGTGCTCGCGGGCCTGTCCATGGGGCTCATCGCCGCGGGCATCCTCGCGGTGAACAACCTGCGCGACCGCGAGACGGATGTGCTCGCCGGCAAGCGCACGCTGGTGGTGCGCTTCGGCCGCCGCTTCGGCCAGTGGGAGTACACGCTCGCGGTGGCCGGGGCGTTCGCGCTGCCAGTGCTCGCCTGGGCGCTGTCGCCCGCGCATCCGCGCGCGTGGCTCTTCACGCTGGCGGGCCTGCCGCTCGCGGCGGTGCAGATCCGCGCCATCTGGCGCGAGGACGGCGGCGCGCTCAACCCGCACCTGGGGCGCACCGCGGGGCTGGGGCTGGTGTTCGCCGTGCTCCTGTC